The following are encoded together in the Lathyrus oleraceus cultivar Zhongwan6 chromosome 3, CAAS_Psat_ZW6_1.0, whole genome shotgun sequence genome:
- the LOC127127970 gene encoding protein GRAVITROPIC IN THE LIGHT 1, translating into MSEIYNNTIQNNNHKQPQISEMFQKFALAFKTKTFEFFADENLDDSDGFSLLDSAEEIITDQKVVVIKPDPNPLSSPPKSPSPSPSPSPSPSSPSQPSPSSSPSPSPLIAPIQLVLNETTSHDLISSIFAAVSAFEASYFQLQSSHVPFVEENVKTADKVLVSHLQRLSECKKFYCNPNLYTDFPFGSSLEAEVEENQSKLRTLGTVSNRLQLELEQKHDEVFSLRRKLSEIQKGNVSLSKKLCSSNVNSGLSLSLNLKPSCDVLLSVRVFDSLLHDASRAAHKFTKILIGLMRKAGWDLGLAAKAVHPGVVYSKKGHNQYALLSYVCLGMFQGFDSGCFGLSSERKEEENGDLCDLDLKGRDRCLKQLLEHVSSNPMELLGIHPGCEFSRFCEMKYEKLIHPSMESSIFVDLDQNEAVLNSWRSLSMFYEAFVGMASSIWTLHKLSHAFEPSVEIFQVESGVEFSMVYMDDVTKRLTWPNKGRAKVGFTVFPGFRIGKVVIQSQVYVNSFSLTE; encoded by the coding sequence ATGTCAGAAATATATAACAATACCATCCAAAACAATAACCACAAACAACCTCAAATCTCCGAAATGTTTCAGAAATTCGCCTTAGCTTTCAAAACCAAAACCTTCGAATTTTTTGCCGACGAAAACCTCGACGATTCCGACGGTTTCTCTCTCCTCGACTCCGCCGAAGAAATCATCACCGACCAAAAAGTCGTTGTGATCAAGCCCGATCCAAATCCACTTTCTTCTCCTCCGAAGTCACCTTCACCTTCACCTTCACCGTCGCCATCACCATCGTCACCGTCACAACCGTCACCGTCATCGTCACCGTCACCGTCACCTTTGATAGCACCGATACAATTAGTGTTAAACGAAACGACGTCACACGATCTAATCTCTTCGATCTTCGCTGCGGTTTCGGCTTTTGAAGCTTCTTACTTTCAATTACAAAGCTCGCATGTTCCTTTCGTTGAAGAGAATGTGAAAACCGCTGATAAAGTGCTTGTTTCACATCTTCAGAGACTCTCTGAATGCAAGAAATTTTACTGTAACCCTAATTTGTATACCGATTTTCCGTTTGGTTCTTCGTTGGAGGCTGAAGTGGAAGAGAATCAAAGTAAGTTGAGAACACTTGGAACTGTTTCGAATCGGTTGCAGTTGGAGCTTGAGCAGAAGCACGATGAGGTTTTTTCGCTTCGGAGAAAGCTTAGTGAGATTCAAAAGGGTAATGTGAGTTTGTCTAAGAAGCTTTGTAGTAGTAATGTTAATAGTGGTTTGAGTTTGAGTTTGAATTTGAAGCCTAGTTGTGATGTTTTGTTAAGTGTTAGGGTTTTTGATTCGTTGTTGCATGATGCTTCTAGAGCGGCGCATAAGTTTACGAAGATTTTGATTGGTTTGATGAGGAAAGCTGGGTGGGATTTAGGTTTAGCTGCGAAAGCGGTTCATCCTGGTGTTGTGTATTCGAAAAAGGGGCACAATCAATATGCGCTTTTGTCTTATGTTTGTTTAGGGATGTTTCAAGGTTTTGATTCGGGTTGTTTTGGATTGAGTTCGGAGAGAAAAGAGGAAGAAAATGGAGACTTGTGTGATTTAGATTTGAAAGGGAGAGATAGATGTTTGAAGCAATTATTGGAGCATGTTTCTAGCAATCCAATGGAATTGCTTGGTATTCATCCGGGTTGCGAGTTTTCAAGGTTTTGTGAAATGAAGTACGAGAAGCTTATCCATCCTTCGATGGAGTCGTCGATTTTTGTTGATTTGGATCAAAATGAAGCGGTGTTGAATTCATGGAGGTCGTTGAGTATGTTCTACGAGGCCTTTGTTGGGATGGCGAGCTCCATATGGACTTTGCATAAGCTCTCGCATGCCTTTGAACCTTCCGTTGAGATCTTTCAAGTGGAAAGTGGTGTGGAATTCTCCATGGTATACATGGATGATGTTACAAAGAGGTTAACCTGGCCGAATAAGGGAAGGGCAAAAGTGGGGTTCACTGTTTTTCCTGGTTTTAGAATCGGGAAAGTAGTTATTCAATCGCAGGTTTATGTAAACAGTTTCAGTTTGACAGAGTAG